Within bacterium, the genomic segment TATTAAAGTTTTTAGATTATCAACCGATAAAATAGGTTCAATAAGTTCCATTATATTATTATTTAAAATATTTTCCAATTCTTTTTCAGTTATATTTTCTGGTTCAAAATAATCAGTTGTTTTTCCTTCTTTTTCATAACTAAAACGAGCTCTAACATCTCCATCCATATATTTTTGTTTTTTATGTTCTTTGTTTAATTCTTGTAAAATATAACCTACATTTATATAAAATCCTTCTGAATAAGATGATTTTTGCACTCCTATTACCAATAAAATGTCATTGGTTTCTTTTAAAAAAGAACTTCCTTTTTTAGAGAATCCTTTCTTTTTTAGAAAGTCGCTAATCACTTTTTGAAAATATATTGACTCCATTTTTATTTATTTTCCTTAATAAGTTTCCAGTATAGTTTTCCATCCAGAACCATATAAACTTTCCACTTCTTTTAAATAATTTTGAAGTTGTTTTTCCCCCAACTTTATAGCACTTGGATTATTTGGTTTTAATTCATAAATAATCTTTTTTTCAAGATCAATGAAATCTACTTTTTTACCGCTTGGCAATCTAAATTCTTTTATCCTAATTCCTTCTAAAACTTCATCAGCTTTAAAAAGTTTATGGATAGCACGACCTTTAGCGATTGCTTCGGCAACTTTGGGATTAGCAATGCCTCGCTCTCCACTCTTTACAGCTTTAAGTGCCGCGCCAATTTTTTCCGCAGCCTTTTCTCCCGCCCTTGCTGTTTTAAGTGCTACGCCAGCGCCACCTGGAACACCTGGAATAAAGGTTGCCCCTAAATCAACTATAATTGCTCCAGCGCCAATCCAACTTGGCGCCATAGCAAACTCTACAACACCAACACCCAAGCTGGTTACATCCCAGACAGTCTCTGCTGCCTCTCCATCAGGGTCAACATACTTTAATGGATTATTAATTCCATAGGCATAAGGATTCAATCGTTGTGGCTCCCGCAGAATTCGTTGTGATGGAACACGCTCAATCGCTGGATCTGAGATAATAAATCTACCTAATTCAGAATTATAGTACCTTGCTCCATAGTAGTATAATCCTGTCTTTTCATCAAATCTCTTACCTGTAAACCCTATCTTGTAAGCACTTCCTGGAGAAGCCTTACCACCAAAAGGATAATAATCCTGAGTGGTATAATTATCATCTAGACTATTGGTAATCACACGAGGAGAGCCAAGATAATCATTATGATAATAGTAAGTTTGGTACTTAGTGCTCGGTAGGGGATGTTCAACTCTTGCTATTACTTGTTCATTAGCATGAATATAGAAGATATTATCAATAGGTGTTAGCGAAGTAATATCAATAGTCTTTAGTTGCTGGAAATCCTCACTAATTGTTATTATCTCAATATCATCTATATACCAGCCTTCATAATCGTTATACCACCCATCTACTGTATCAAAACTAAATTTAAGTTTTATATTATTTATAGTATAAGGTGATATATCGAAAGATTCCTCATGCCAATCTTTATAACAGGGACCTTCGTTACAATCATTGTAAAATATCCGATGCCAGGATATACCATCATAAATCTCTACCCTCATATTATCATAGTCTCCATAGGAATAAGATTCATGTTGCCATCTTGTCTTGAATTTTAAGGTAGCATTATTTACAGTGGTCAGATCAATAAATGGTGAAGTTAACGCACCAAAATTCCTATTTCTACCAGTATCATAATTTGTTCCATTATTATAAGCAAAACAGTATTGAGAGCTATAATTTTTGGTTTTAGAGCGATTCCACAAACCATCATATAACCAGAGATTATCCTGCGGTGCTTCCTCTTTTTCAAAATCAGCATTAAAGGAAGATGGTTCAACTCTAACATTATCTATATACCAACCTTCATAATCGTTATACCATCCATCTACCGTATCAAAACAGAATCTTACTTTTATTAGTTTACCGGCATAAGCTGAAATATCCAATAATTCCTCATGCCAATTTGTAGATGCCTGTCCTTCATTACAATCGTTATAAAATATCCGATTCCAACTTTTACCATCCCATACCTCTACTTTTATGTTATCATAATCTCCATAAGAATATGATTCATGTTGCCAACGGGTCCAAAATCGTAATTTAGCCGTTGTTACCTTGGTCAAATCAATAGTAGGTGAGGTTAAAATTCCAGAGTTTCTTCCACCAGTATTGTAATTAGAGCCATTGTTATAGGCAAAGCTATAATTAGAATTATAACCTTTACCCTGTGCCCGATGCCAAAGCCCAGTTGTAGTCCATACATTTGGCTCAGGTAATGTTTCAAAATTGTCTTTAAATAAAACAACCGATTGAACGGTTTTTGTGCTAAAATTCTCTTCGTAAATTATCTCTCCTCCAGCATTATAATGATATAGAGCAACTAAAGTAATTGTTCCATCATTAGTAAATTTCTTAACCCTTTTCCCATCTCCATCATATACATATCCCTCAAGCCACTTTCCATCTTGATTAACCTCGACTAATCTATTTTCATAATCATATAAATAGGTAAAAGTGATTCCATTATAGCTCTTAGATTTTAGGTTGCCATTATCATAATATGTATAATTATAAAGATTATCTGAGATAAGGCGGTTAGGATGTGAAGCATAATATGTGTAGTTACGAATAGAGGTGCCTGATGAATCTTGAACTCTTGACCATGTCCGATTTCCTATTTCATCATAATCATATTCTATTTTTAGATTACTTGTAGGATTGTAATCTATTGAGATTAGCCTATCTATAGAATCATAATCATATACTACAAATGGAGTGTTAGTCTGGACTAACTCATTATATTCCTCCTTAAGATTTCCTGCTGGCTCATACTTGTAATACCTGTGGAAGATAGGAGAGGTCTTAACTACTGTTACTTTCTTCATCCAACCTCGAGGATAATAGTCATAGTTAGTTATAAACTGATTATTATAAGTGATGGATGAGATATCCCCATTAGGTTCATAAAGGTATTTTTCAACTATTTTATTCAATCCTTCTACTTCAATAAAATCTACCCGATTGAAGATATTATAACTATAGATAATCTTTTTATTAGAAGGGGTAATTATCCAGTCAATATTACC encodes:
- a CDS encoding DUF4304 domain-containing protein; this encodes MESIYFQKVISDFLKKKGFSKKGSSFLKETNDILLVIGVQKSSYSEGFYINVGYILQELNKEHKKQKYMDGDVRARFSYEKEGKTTDYFEPENITEKELENILNNNIMELIEPILSVDNLKTLINKKPVMLYQITLQAKQILGFS